The Malus domestica chromosome 10, GDT2T_hap1 nucleotide sequence TAAATTGCTTTGTTCGAAAATGGTGGGGAACTAAAAATTGTTTGGTGTTATCGGTTAATGGAGGACTTTTGTCCTTGTTTAATCATGTTGGAAAAAAGTTTGTGGGTTATATATGTTTGGCAGTGCTTTGTTTATACCTTTATCTGTGGTATGATGCTTTATTTATGCCTTTATCTGGGACACCACATTGTCAATTGTGGTGTGTCTTTATCTGTGAATTGTTTTGTGGTCCTGGGTCTTGAAGTTTAGGTTTCATCACTTTAAAATAGGAATTTTTTAAGcagaaattagggtttcatCAATTTATAATAGGGTTTTTTATGCTGCAATTTCAGGGAACAATGAACTATTCACAATCAAAATGTATCATAGTGGACAACTCAGTGAAGACTTCTATGTTGGAGGGAAAGTGGATTTCTTTGACTACTGTGACAAAGATTTCATGTCATTGCTCGAGGTTGACGATATGGTTGAGGAACTGGGATATGAGAATGTCTTCATGAGTTACCAGTATAGGATCCCAGGGATGGAAATTCGAAATGGGATGAAGCCTTTGATGACACATTCAGATGTTATCAACATGTGCAAATTTGTGCCAAACCACACTCTGATTGATGTGTATATTGAGAAGATAACACCTAAAGAATATGTCTCTCAAGAGATGAAGTTTATGAAGTCATTTGAATCAGTTGCTCAGAGTAGGGTGGTTATTGAAGAACTTGATGGTGATAATGATGACTAGTGCAATTTGATAGAGGAAAGGCCAGTGCAAGTGAATAGAGGAAAGGGCAAGCTAGCCATAGAATATCCAGTCAATGGCCTTGCTGGTGAATATAGTGTGCCTTCCCAATGTGTGACTCAAGTTGTTAAAGAAGTGGCTGATGAAATGGGTGATAGAGTAGTTGGTGAATGAGTGGCCGATGAAGGGGTGGTTGATGAAGGGGTAGATTAAGGGGTTGATGAAGGAATGGTTGATGAAGGGGTAGATGATGAAGGAGTGGCCGATTAAGGGGTTGATGAAGGGGTATATGATGAAGGAGTGGCCGATGAAGGGGTGGAGGATGAAGGAGTGGCTGATGTGGGTGATGAATGAGCGGAAGAAGAATATGAGAATGACAGTGACTTCATAGAAGAAGAATTTCCTGTTGATGAAGATCATTTACAATTTATGAAGTTTGTAGATGATCATGTGGATGCACATGAGGATGCAGTGTTGGCTAGCATTAGGGAACAAAATAACCCATAATCTGGGAAGGGATTTGGGCAAAAAGGgaagaatttgaagaaaatattgATGTAGATCTTGTTGGTGAGCCGGATTACAATTCGGATGGCCTTCATAGTGTGCATGAAGATGAAGACGGTGGTCCAAACAACAGTGAGCATTATCCTGAGTTTAATGAGAAGACTGACATGAAGAACCCACACTTGTATTTAGGGTTGATATTTAGGGATGAAGCACAGTTCAAAAAGGCAGTAGTTATGCACTCTATGATAAATGGGTATGGGGATGTCCATTTTCCACGGAATGAGAAGTTCAAGGTTGATGCAGCATGCAAAGAAGGTTGTCCGTGGCTTGTCAAGTGTGGGAAGATGCACAATTCAAACAGCATGCAGATAAAGACGATTTTAAATCACCACACATGTGGTAGATTATGGATGAATAGGAATATGAAATAGTCTTGGCTTACTGAGCAGTACTTGGATAGGATCCAACTTAATCCAACATGGCATGTTGAGTCTTTTATGGACACCATTCAAGCTGAATGGAAACACGGTTACTCTAAGATGAAAGCTTATAGGGCTATGCATGCTGCTATGAAGATTATAGAGGGTAAGCATTCTGAGCAATACATAAAATTGTGGGATTTTGGTGAGGAAATTAAAAAGACAAACCCGGGGAGCACTATGAAGATACAGTTGGATGAATGAAGGTTTCAAAAGATGTATGTGTGTTTGGGTGCATGCAAGGAAAGTTTCAAGCATGGATGCAGACCCTTGATTAGTTTAGATGGTTGTCATTTGAAGTCTCAGCATAGGGGTCAATTGTTGGTTGTTGTGGGGATAGATCCCAATGATGAAACTTGGGTGATAGCTTATGCAGTTGTTGAGATGGAGAACAAAGATTCCTGGATTTGGTTCTTGGAGATTCTGGCCGAGGATATTGGGATTATAAATCAACATCGTTGGACATTCATTAGTGACAAGTAGAAGGGTTTAATTCATGCATTCTTGGCGGTTCTTCTCGATTGTTACCACATGTTTTGTGTGCGACATTTGTACACAAACTATAGAGAACAGTTTAATGGTAAGGCACTGAAGGATGCTTTATGGGCTGTTGCCAAGACCACTATAATTCCACACTTTAGAAGAGCTATGGAGGAGCTTAGATTGTTGAGCGAAGATGCATATGATTGGCTCATGAAGAGACCTGGCATTCATTGGAGTAGGTCCCATTTTCAAACGCATACCAAGTGTGAAATGTTGCTGAACAACTTGTGTGAAAGTTTCAATGCCGTGATAGTGAAGGCAAGGTCGAAACCAATTGTAACCATGTTTCAGATCATTCATACCATGTTAATGAGAAAGATTCAAATGAGAAGAGACATTATGATGAGACAACCTGGAGATTTGTGCCCTAAGCTTCAGAAAAAGTTGGAGGTTGCAAAAATAGAAAGTGGTCGATGCATTGCTCAGTGGTCTAGTGGGACTAAATTCCAAATGGATGCTAGAGGAGGTGACCAATTTGTTGTTGACTTGACTGAGCGTACATGTTCATGTCGGGAATTTGACCTCACTGGTCTTCCATGCAGCCATGCCATTGTTGCTATTAATTACAAGCGGGATAAGCCAGAAGACTATGTGGATGTTTGTTATTCCAAGGTTATGTACTTGGAAATATATGGACACTTGATCCAGCCAATGAATGTGATGTCAATGTGGGAGGTCACTGAAAATCCACCTATCCAGCCTCCTCTATATACTAGACAACCTGGAAGACCCAAGAACAAGAGAAACAAAGAGGCTGTa carries:
- the LOC103446004 gene encoding uncharacterized protein — its product is MFCVRHLYTNYREQFNGKALKDALWAVAKTTIIPHFRRAMEELRLLSEDAYDWLMKRPGIHWSRSHFQTHTKCEMLLNNLCESFNAVIVKARSKPIVTMFQIIHTMLMRKIQMRRDIMMRQPGDLCPKLQKKLEVAKIESGRCIAQWSSGTKFQMDARGGDQFVVDLTERTCSCREFDLTGLPCSHAIVAINYKRDKPEDYVDVCYSKVMYLEIYGHLIQPMNVMSMWEVTENPPIQPPLYTRQPGRPKNKRNKEAVEKEKEDNPTQNEATNISGDIPQPQQLSRKGQRTVKCGICKKEGHNTRTHHRHLPTRQEASSSSHGASSNLGGVPRKRGRKPKASSTAGGGNSEVQTDGRVKKRKTRQPRK